TTTCAATCTCAAACATCTGTATTTGCTAGCGAAGTATTACGGATGTTCAATTTCAAATTTTATTGAATCTTAATTTTTATTACTGTTATTGATTTTCTTCTCATCATAAAATCTGAATTTTAATAAATACAATTATTGATTACCGATCTTCTATAGATCCAACCTAGATAATATCTTAGTTCTAAACTCTCTTATGGGCACAATGAACTCTGTCTTAATATTTTTATGAGTTCGTATGTTGTCATTAAGGCGATGTCCAAGAGCGAGTAGATGATGATTGGTTGCAGGCAAGTAACCACCTAATTCTCTATGGCAGAAGTCTTCTATCTCATACTGCATCTGAGTCATATGAGAAATAACGCTATTAGACATTGGCTTCGAGTAGGAGCAGCTGCCCCTAAGCTGAAGAACCAGCTCAAATATCAGCTTCTGCGTCTCTACAGAAGTATCTCCAAACAAGTCTACTATGTGATTTTCAAACTGATCCATGAAGACATAATGAAACATTTTGAAGTCAGCTTTTTTGAGATCACACAAAAATATCGCATACCTGGTGTTTTCCTCCACGGCGATAACGCAATTGACCCTTCCGAACTTAATAATCTTCGCATGCCAGTCCCATGCATTATTTGGTTTATTATGAGTCATATCTGTATTGGCCTTTGATAGAGTCTCATACATGTTTTTGCTCAGATTAAAGTGCAGCATATTATCCCCAAAGGCTTTTTATATAGTCTGCTACAGCTCTCGAATAAAGGCAACATAAATATAATCAGCAATTTTCACTTGTATTTTATATTTGTATAATATACTATAATGTATATTATACAGGAGGACATATGTATAACAGAACAACAGTACAATGCAAAGCGTGTGGAAGCTTTGTGGTGCCGAGGATGGATATCTATTACGGGCAGCCAGTGGCTACGTTCTGCCCCATATGTGGAAACATGATCGAAGACTTTTCACCAGCATGGGCAAAGTATATTCCGCATTTTATAGGCTTCATCCTTGCAGCAGCTTTTATCTTTTGTGTCAAAGAGACATTTTTTTAGGAGGTTATTATGGATACTTTTACCGAAATACTTGTGATACTTTTCTTTTTCATAACTGGCACTATGACCTTTTACGTCTTTTTCACATGGATACTGCAAACACTTAAAAATTTGTTCAATCCAAAGCCAAAGATGAATATAAGTTCTTATGGTTACCATGAACCACATCGCAGTTTTATGAGCTATTCAGCTGAGGAACTGGCTGACAAGAAGATTGCAGTTAATATGATCTACAATGCTAAGATGTTTTTGTATATTTTTGTCTTTTCTATTGTAATCATGCTTTTTTCAGCAGTATTTATGTAGAGGCTAGGCATGAAGGAATTTGATGAGATTGAAATGGAACGTAGGATAAATAACCTGCAGAGCCTCTCAAGGCTGTCTGAAGCTTTATGCAGAACTCTTGAGCTACCAATAGATCCTGCTGAAATGGCTGTTGATATGGAGAAAGCTCTTGAGCAATCCCTCATAAAAAATGGTATAATAAATGATTACAAGGAGTAAAAAATGACATACGGAACATTTATCGTGTCTTTAACAATTGGAATGTCGTTGATCGCAATCAGTGGTGTTGTAATCGAACATAAAATCAAGAGCAGGAATTAATCTTCCTGCTCGTATAACATCGCCTCGTTAAACTTCTGCTGTAGATACCCATGAGAGATTCTTGTCTTATGGTATTTTGCGATAAAATCAGCAATCTCTCGCCAGGATAACCCTTCGTTGTAGTACATATTCTTGATCTCGTGGAATAATGTCTCTTTTATCAGTCTTGCCTTTTTGCTATCCTTCTTGCCTCTGCCGGCCTTGATGCGCTCTATACGAATCTTATTAAGTTTTAAAGCCTCTTCTTCGGTAAGGGAGTCTTTTGTTGCCTGAGCAGTCTCTATACGCTTCATAGCACGCAAAGCAAGAAGGTGCATGCCGTAGTAATACTCAGATGCTTTCTCTTTATCAAACCTGTCTTTGTTTTGCCTAGCCAGATCTGTTTGCAGCTTAAATGACTCGATACGAACATTTTCAGGCAGCTTTGAATAGTATTTCACAAGAGAATTCGCCTCAGCAGTGCTGATTCCCGTTAGTTCCTTTATATATTCAGTATCGTATTTATACATGTTTACCAAACCTTTAATAAAGTGCTTCTTAGATGGTCTCTCTGATGGTACATCTAATAGACCATCAACTTTTCGTTAATGTATATTATACATTATTGAGTCAAAATCAATACAATGTTATTATACACTTATGAGAGGAAGCATAATACACCAGGTTCAGACATTATTCAAGGAGTCCGGTATCAACCGGATAGGCACATCAAAACACACCGATAAAGAAGCCTTTAGAAACAGCACAGATAAGAAAGCTAACTGGCATGAGATAGGGCAGAATACTGGTATCTATTCATACTCAACTGCTGATGATTACCGGGAAATTTGGATTTCCGCATTTAGATATGCGAAGGCTCACTTTGGAGTAAAAGATATAGAGACTCTCGCCGGCGAACACCTTCAGGCGTTTTTACTGGCAAAGATTGATCAAGAGGTTAAGCATGCTACCTTTATGCAATACGCAGCAGCCCTTGAGAAGCTTGCTGTGGCTCTGAATATGTACGCTGAGAAGCACGAAACCGGAAATGAGTATAACTTTAGTGATGACATCAATGTTGCCCGTAAAAAGGCGCACAAAACTCTTCAGAGGTTTGATGGTGTCAGGTCATATGAGAATCCGGAAGAGCTGATAGAAATGCTAACGAATCCTACACATAGGCTGATCGCTTCTACACAGTATATCGGAGGCGCACGTATGGATGAGGTCTACGGAATCATGCCCGACTCCATAAAGCCAGACAACCGTGTAACCGTCAAAGGTAAAGGCGGCAAAATCAGAGATATCAGAATCAATCCTGACGATCATAAAATGCTCTCGGAAATCCTTAAGAGGGACGGCCACTTCAAGTTTGATAAAGGCAAATATCTTTATCACCTTAAAAAGGCTTCAATGGTGAGTGAACAGAAGCATAATGCTTCTCATGGCCTCCGCTGGAATTTTGCCCAGAACCGCATGCTGGAAGTCCAGAAAAACGGCAAAGTCCGAGAACAGGGCTTAGTCATCGTCAGCCAAGAGATGGGGCACGAACGGGCTGATATAACGGAGCATTATTTGAAAACCGAATTAAGGAGCGTGTCATATTAACTGTGTAAAGTCGTAATTCTGTCTTCATAGTTGATATATAGCTGTGAGTATATTACACCCCAATCCCTTATTGGCATAGTCCATTTCTTTTCGATACCTAAAATAGCTAAATATAAGAGCTTTACAAGGGAGTCTTCCGTCGGGAAGGCTCCTTTTCCTTTGGTTGATTTCCTGATGGCAGAATGGAAGCTCTCAACCGGATTCGTGGTATAAATCAGTTTCCTGAGCTCCTTGGAATATTTGAAATACGTAGAAAGCTCAGTCCAGTTGTTCCGCCATGATTTCGAGATGTTAGGATATTTGCTGTCCCACTTCTCGGCAAAGGCATCCAGCTCAGCTCTGGCTTGTTCCTCGGTCGCTGCGGCATAGATTTTCTTGAGGTCAGCAGCCACAGTCTTACGCTCCTTCCAGGGCACAAAGCGGAGAGAGTTGCGTATCTGATGGACTACGCATTTCTGAATCTCAGACTGTGGGAAAGCGGCTGTTATAGCTTCTGAGATGCCCTTGAGGTTGTCTACGGCAAAGATAAGAATATCCTGTACTCCACGGTTCTTTAGCTCGTTCATAACTGTCAGCCAGTATTTAGCGGATTCCGTCTCGGCAAGATATAGCCCCAGACAGGATTTATGACCTTCCATGCTGATGCCGATCACAAAGTAGATAGTGACGTTGCGAACAGCTCCGTCCACACGCATCTTTAAAACCATGCCGTCCATAAAGACGATGGCGTATATCTCTTCCAAGGCTCTGTTTTGCCATTCTTTAGCCTGTGGGAGAATCTTGTCTGTAATAACGCTGACTGTCTCCGGCGATAGCTCATGACCGTAGATATCAAAGATGTGCTCTTTGATGTCACGGTTACTCATACCCCTGGCATACATGGAAATTACTTTAGCTTCAATGCCTGATATATCTGTCTGGCGTTTCTTGACTATTTCAGGCGAAAAGGTTGATAGGCGATCACGGGGTACTTCGAGTTCCATTTCGCCCATTTGTGATTGTACTTTCTTGGCAGAACGACCATTACGGCTGTTGCCGTCACTTACGTTCGGTTCGTGTTTTTTATAGCCTAAATGGGCTTCAAGCTCACCTTCGTAGAGCGTTTCTATGACTTCTTTCATCATGTCACGCATAAACACCTGAAGGTCTTCTGTGGTCTTTACATCGCTTTCAGCAAGCAGATCTTTCAGTTTGTCCTTGTCGAATTTCATCATAAACCTCGCATGTTAGTTTAACACATACGACGTTTACACACTTTTATTTACACGCTCGAATTAAGGAAAAACAAGTAAGTTTATTTCCAGGATCAAGTACTATTTTTTACAGCCTAATACATATTTTAGTAATTTAGTTTCATCAAAATCGAGTAAAATAGAACCGTAATACCACTTTTCACAATGATCTTTATAACGTTGTGAATACCCTTGAAAACATCCTTGAACATCATCAGGTTCCCCTATTGTATTAACTATTTCATATTTTTTTGCACCTTTTGGCACTAGACATGCTTTTTTATTTTGTTTGTTAATACGATCTTTGATTTGTTCTATTTTATTAGTAACCTCTGTTAATTCTTTTTGAATTTTCTTTTCATCTTTTTGGTATTCATTTAGAGACGTTTTAGCGTTAGATAGCAATTGATTAAGTCGTGAAATTTCTTTTTCTTTTGCCTCATTCGTCAACATTTGTTTAGTTAATTTCTTCTGCAATGCTATCGTCTCATTACTTCTTATGTCAATTTCAGACTCTTTAGTTTGTAAAAGTTTCTGAAGTTTATCAATTTCGCCTTGATTTGCTCTGATTTTTAATATCTCAGATATGCCTTCTGAAACAGAGTCAGGATCAACAAGTACACTTGCTTTAATGTAAAAAGTTTCACCATCATATTTTTCATCTAGTATTTTAGTTTTAACGATTCCTGCAGTTAGATTTTTGATTTCTTCTCTTATGATTTGCTTACTGCCATTGTCAGATCTCAAGTTATCTAGCTCTAAGTAACTCTCAACAAAAACGCCTGTTTCTTCGAGTATCAAAACTTTGACCTGACTTAATGCATTTTTTCTCGCATCATTTTTACTGTCATCGTCGCCAACGTTGTATGTGTATTCTTTGATTATCTCTTTCACTCTAAGATTATTTTTTTTCGCAATATTGATATCGTTAATCTTAGTTATTATTTCTTCATAAGATATTGATGAATCTATGTCGTTAGCATTAACAGATAATACAACAAAGCTTAGAAGGAGTGTAATAAGTAGTGTTCGCATGATGACCTCGAAATTTTTCTTATTATGCAGCAAGTGAATCATGATGTCAGTATAGGTATTTTAACAAAATAGTTTATCATGTATAGTGTTTATTCACATTGTAGACAAGAGGTTCGAGTACTATGTCAAATGCACGCAATCATCACTACATCTCTCAATTTTATCTGAGGGGCTTCACTAAGTCAGGAAAATCAAAAGAAAAAATATTCGTTTTTGACAAACATGAACAGTCATTTTTTGCTTCAAGTCCTAAGAATGTAGGCAGTAAAAGAGACTTTAATCGTATCTCGCTTGAAGGTAAAGAGAACATTCTTGAAGAACAACTTGCTGAATTAGAAGGATTACTTGCGCCAATCTTTAAAAAGACTATTGATATTAGAAAATTTCCCAACGATGAAGATCTATACGGAATACTCACGTTCATTTCTATGCTTGCTATAAAAAATCCTGTAGTAAGACATCAATTCGATGATTTCTTGAAGACGATTGCAGACAGATTTATGACAATGACATTAATGTCTGAAGAAAGATATTTAGATCAATGCAGACAGGCAGGAATTCCTGAAGAGAAAATCGTGCCATACGAACAGGAAAAAGAATTCTTTAATGATAAGACTAGATACACTATCTATGTGAACCAAGAAATACATGCATTCGGGGAATCTGGAGTCATAGAACATTTAACAAATCTATTATGTCACAGAAACTGGTTTCTACTCGTAACGGATGATGACAACGCCGAGTTTATAACTTCAGATTTTCCTGTCTCACTAACCTCTAAAAATAAAAGAACTGGAATTCAAGGAGTCGGTTTTGGACACAGTGATTCAGAAGTGTTTTTCCCATTATCAAAAAATTTGGCATTGCTTGGTGTTTTTGAAGAATCTGAACATGATAAAGTAATATATGTGCCTGAAAAAAACGTTACAATGCTTAACAAAATGACTTACGCATTTTCGAACAGACAGATATATGCTTCGAAAAAAAGTTTTTTGAATAATGTAATTTAATCTGATAAAGAATTGTCTACCCATCTAATGTTAGGTCCAACAAACTTCCAAATAAGTGAATTTACAAAAAATCATATCTTTAGTTATAAATTACGACTTTTGATAAAATGCCGCATGGCTGTCTGGCTAACACCATAGATTTTGGCAATTGATGTGGTGTTCACTCCTTTCCGGTGAAGGATAGTGATTTCCTCTATCATAGAATCCAGCTTGCTTGACTGGCTACCTTTTGGTCTGCCGAGCTTTTTACCCTCAGCTCTTCTTCTGGCAAGAGCCTCTTTAGTTCTTGAAGATATGAGCTCACGCTCCAGCTCAGAGGCAAGCGAAAAAGCGAATGTTAGAACCTTAGAGTTGATATCATTCTTAAGCACATGGTTGCTCTTAACGATATGGACCTCAACCTCTTTGGAGATACATATTGAGAATATCTCGAATACCTCCAGCATAGATCTGCCAAGGCGGGACATCTCGGTCACTATCAACTTGTCGCCAGCATCCAACTTCTCTATCACATCAGCCAGTTTTTTTTGCTTCCACGACTTTTTACCTGACACGGTCTCTTCAATATATTGAACAGCCCCAATACTTTTGTCTGCCACATACGATGACACCGTATAAGTCTGATTCTTCGCATCCTGTTTATCTGTGGAGACTCTGATATATGCGTATATAGCCATAACTATAACCAGAAATCACAGTTGCTGAGAATGGTGCGCAGGACACTGGCAGCTAACCTACAATAGCATTTATCCATATAAGATTTTTTTAAGCCATGACCATAATCGACACAAAGGTTCATGATTTCATTCTTCTTGACTACCGAAAATGTGAAGCAGCCTTGCCTATATTCTTTGTGCAGGCTCAAACTATTACCCACAAAACCCTCAAAAGCCGACATCAGCTCCACGGCCTTAATAGGAGGTATTAATACACTGCCACGGTCTACTGTCATTTCAACATGTAAAAGTCCATTGAACTGTGGGCGAGCCCTATTGCCTGTCACAACGATATCAGTCGGCTTGTAGTACCTGCCATTTTGATCAAATATTTTTCGATCAGAATAGACAATTCTTTCGTCAATACATGCTATTAGTTCATTGCAGACGGAGACAGTTCTTTCTTCACGATATTCACATGACTCGCCAATTTTAAGGCTTTCTATGTAATCATCGTATGTCCAGGTAGGTTTAAACATATTGTCAGCCTCAAACCTCATATTTCTTCGCCTCCTTCATAACAGTAGCAAGCAGCTTATCTACATCATCACTTTCCGCCACACCCATGGTATTTTCAATTTCATTTGCCAGTATGCGCCTTTCTAGCTTAGCTTGAGCAACGACCTTGCCTAGTAAAGAGACTAAGTTACTGTTTTTCTGTATCAAAGCATCAACCTTTCTCTCAAATTTACGTACTGACTCACTTGTACGATCTTCAAGATCTTCGAATTTGCCTTTCCATTGGTATGCTTCATACGCAAATTTATCTCTCTCTTTCCTAAGCACCTCGTCAGGTTCTATAGAGCGTATTTTGTCATTCAACCTTACGTTTTCTTCCTCAAGCTTCTGATACTTTTTTCTCCAGTGCTTAGTCTTAATATTACTGTAGAGATAACCAAGTAGCAGACATAAAACGGTCACAAAGACCAGAAAGAATATTCCAGGATAAACACTCATTATGACTCACCTCTATGTTTGTAAATTACATTTATATTATTATTGTATAATATACATAAATACTAGTATGCGTAATTACTCTTGTCAACAATAATTTATATATTATTTAATATGCGCATCTAAACAGATAATTCTTGTGATTAATACCGTTGACATATTGTCTTTAAACGACTATGATTTATTATCATTCTTTTGATAATTCGATTTGTCGTAGTATGCGGTTTTCTCCGCTTCCGTATTCTTTCGGTGTAAAGAAAAAATGCCTTGCGCTAATTCGTATGAGTTCAGCGATTATCTGTTCCTTGCCAAAGCAAGAATAGAGTAAGGCGACCGAAAGAAGTTCTTGTATTCTTCTCTAAAAAATCATGGTGGCACTCAACACAGTTACCTGGCGAGGCAAATAAAACGCAAAGGAGATTATCGTGATACTTTTCAAAGAAGCTTTTTACTGCGAACAAGGCGAGTTCTATAAAATGAAGGCAGAAGAGCTTAGTAAGGTTGATGTCTTGCTGAAGGCTAAAACAATGGATCTCTGGGATGAGACAAAAGAATTTCGCCTAAGTCCTTTTGTGAGAAAGAATGAATACGGGTTTATATCTTTAGTCCGTAATTTCAGAGGTCCTGTTGAGGGACATGATGACTCTGATGCACATGAGCAAAGAATTTCTGATCTGCATGATATGTTAATATCTGAGTCATACCGATTCGTCATAGCAAACAAATATGACACTTCTATGTCCAGCGTGATCACTCTTGCGGATACTGATGGCTATTTCTGGGACCAGTTTATTTTCAGAGACTATAGCTACAGCACCAATCTTGCTCACGATATATTTGGGATGTCGCCATCCTGCAACACTTCAGAGGCAAACCCATATATAGCTGTAGAAGTAGTAGATAAAGTCATGCCAAGTGAAGAAACATTTGCAAATATGCTCGAGGCAACCGAAAATATGCCGTGCATCATTTGCTTTGATGTTGTTTCAGCACCAGGTACCTTCTTAGAAATAAATGAGGAGAAATGTTATTGTAAGCCAAAGTACTTTATATATGATGGTTCTATCTGGAAGGATAATGTGCGACTTGATTATGACACAGGAACCGCTGTTAAAGAATTCCTTGTGAAAGAGCTCTCTTTACTGTCTTGAAGACCTCATATGATGTGTGTAAAAAACATCTTATTGCCTTCAAAGAAGGAGAATGTATACAAATGCAGGCATGTGCAGGTGCTGGAATAATTAAAATGCATTGGTTATAGTATGTTATAGGATTAATGCAGTTGTGCAGGCTATTCAAGTATAGTGGTGGATGTGCGTGGTTTTTTTTCCTCTTTTTAAAGGCAGAATATTGCCGCATTTTTGCCGCAAATGTAGTGAAAAATAGGTCTAAATAGGCTCATTTCGGACAGTTTTGAAAATCTAATTATTTCAGGTGAAGTAGATAAAAAGAAAGCCCTATCATGAAGATAGGGCTTTTTGTTTAACGCGCCTGGAGAGATTCGAACTCCCAACCTTTTGATCCGTAGTCAAATGCTCTATCCAGTTGAGCTACAGGCGCTGGTAGGATGAATTTTATATAGTATTCAGGACTGTTTGTCAATATTTAAACAGGGAAATATTATGAATGCGCTAAATTAAGTTTCTATTAGCTGAAGCTTGAAGTATTTGGTTTGTGATTTAGTATGCGGATATTTATGTATCAATTGATTTATGGAGTTAGCGTAAGAATGAACATGACATATACAAAATAATATGCTTGACTGTAGTGGTCTAATAAGAGATATATTAAGTAGATAATTCAAATTTCTGAAGTTGGTGTTATGCGTAAACTGGAAGATATAAACTTACTGTATGTTGAAGATGAAAAATTCACAAGAATGCTTGTCAAAAAGCTTCTTGAGAAAGAAAATATAAAAGTTCATGAAGCTGCCAATGGAGTTTTGGGACTTAAAAAGTTCTATGAAATCAGTCCCGATATCATAGTCACTGACCTTGCCATGCCTGAAATGGACGGGTTTGAGATGATCAGTAAAATCAGAGAGAAAAATAATATAATTCCTATCATAATAACTACTGCATACAGGGAAGAGGCAGAACGTGTTAATGATATGGTTACAGACTGCATCTTCAAACCGATAATAAAAGATGATTTAGTTAAGGCTATTCAGAAAATTGTTTCTGCATAACTCCGTAAATTTTGATATTCAGATAAATTTCTCCTAAATGTCGCGGTTGCCTAAAATGATGTGAACTTCTTTGTAATTTCCCTTTATTAATCATAATCTATTATTTTAAATTTCAGACCAGATTTTAAGCAATTTATTAATATGTATAGTGTATTTCCGGGGAGACGGTTGGTAGTTTATATGCAAAAGTTATTTGCTTGACATGCCTGATATGTCGTTTATCATTTAATAAGAACACGTAGCATGTGCCAGGTATTTATTTTATAAGGTTAAGCAATGCATTACAGGCAAAAAAAGTTTCGCAGATATTATTTTTTTACTTCTTTTACCTTGATTTTTTTTATAACTATCGGGATAGGTTCGTATATCGTTCTTGGTAAGTATAAGCAGTTCCAGCAGTATGCTCTTCAGGACAGACATAACAGCATTGAAAATAAGAAGGAAATAATAAAAGATATCGTCAACAGTTACGTTAACCATATTAACTATTCCATTAACTCTAAACATGAATCAATAGAAAGCAGACTCGTCAGTAAAGTTAACACCGCTTATAAAACCAGCATGGATATGTATCAAAAGATGAAGGCTGATAATTATCCAGAGGAAGCTATTCAGTCTTCGGTTAAGACTGTCCTTGCCAGTATGGTATTTGGGAATAATTATATCTTTGCATTTGACAAGAGCGGAGTCATCATTTCCTCGCCTTTGCTCCCTATGATCGAAGGGAAAAATCTTATAGATATGAAGGATGCTGCCGGCAGATATACTCTGAGGGATTCGCTAGAAATTATAAGTAAAACCGGAGACGGTTTTCAGGATGTTGTCTGGGCAAATCCTTCCAGTCCTGATGAGGAGCTGAAGAAAAAAAGAGTTTATATGAAAGAGTTCGAGCCCTATGGCTGGGTGATCGGCTATGGTATCTATATGGACGATGACGACATTCAGACTAAAAGCATGGTCGTTAAACAGATTGAGACTGTGTCATATGAGAATAAAGGATATATTTTTGCAGCTACTTATGATGGGGTTTCTCTTACCGCGCCTGAAAAAGGGAAAGATATGTACGATGTTCAGGATGTTAATGGAGTGTACATCGTAAGAGAGCTTATCAAGCTGGCTAAAACAGGCGGAGGTTACCTGACATATGTGATGCCGCCGTTCAAAGGCGCAAGACCCGAGACCAAGATCAGCTATGTTGCTCCCATTGAAAAATGGGGGTGGTATGTCGGAACAGGGGTATACATTACGGATATTGAGGCAGAGTATCAGGCTCGGATGTCAGAGCTTTTTACCTCTGAAAAGTATGAGACAACCCTTATCATATCCGGTTTAATTGCTCTGCTGGGAGCTGCCGGATTTGCTGTGTATATTTTCTCTGGTAAATTTCAGCAGCTTGTTGAGAAATTTAATGCTGATATAGAGCTTAAAAATGCCGAGCTTGCTAAGATGAACACAGCGCTTGAGGAACGTGTTAAAGAAAAAACTACAGAGTTGAATAAGCTTAATCAGTTTCTTGAACAAAAAGTTGAAGAAGAAGTTAGTAAAAACAGAAAGAAAGACAGAATTATGTTTCAGCAGGGAAGGCTGGCAGCTATGGGGGAGATGATAGGGAACATTGCACATCAGTGGAGACAGCCTCTAAGCAGTATCTCTCTGCTGGTGCAGGATATACAGGAGGCGTACGATTGTGGTGAACTGGATGATGAGTATCTTCAGAGTACTGTAGACAAGTGTACTGCAACTGTAGCCCATATGTCTGACACCATAGATGATTTTAGATATTTTTTTAACCCTGCCAAAGAACAGGTGCATTTTGATACATCAGCGGAAGTAAAAAGATGCGTTAACCTTCTTGATGCCGGACTTGAGAACAGCAATATAAAAGTTATTGTAGATTTACATGCCGAAGGGATGGCTTACGGTGTACCGG
This window of the Denitrovibrio acetiphilus DSM 12809 genome carries:
- a CDS encoding DUF6933 domain-containing protein, translating into MLHFNLSKNMYETLSKANTDMTHNKPNNAWDWHAKIIKFGRVNCVIAVEENTRYAIFLCDLKKADFKMFHYVFMDQFENHIVDLFGDTSVETQKLIFELVLQLRGSCSYSKPMSNSVISHMTQMQYEIEDFCHRELGGYLPATNHHLLALGHRLNDNIRTHKNIKTEFIVPIREFRTKILSRLDL
- a CDS encoding IS256 family transposase, which encodes MKFDKDKLKDLLAESDVKTTEDLQVFMRDMMKEVIETLYEGELEAHLGYKKHEPNVSDGNSRNGRSAKKVQSQMGEMELEVPRDRLSTFSPEIVKKRQTDISGIEAKVISMYARGMSNRDIKEHIFDIYGHELSPETVSVITDKILPQAKEWQNRALEEIYAIVFMDGMVLKMRVDGAVRNVTIYFVIGISMEGHKSCLGLYLAETESAKYWLTVMNELKNRGVQDILIFAVDNLKGISEAITAAFPQSEIQKCVVHQIRNSLRFVPWKERKTVAADLKKIYAAATEEQARAELDAFAEKWDSKYPNISKSWRNNWTELSTYFKYSKELRKLIYTTNPVESFHSAIRKSTKGKGAFPTEDSLVKLLYLAILGIEKKWTMPIRDWGVIYSQLYINYEDRITTLHS
- a CDS encoding DUF4238 domain-containing protein, translated to MSNARNHHYISQFYLRGFTKSGKSKEKIFVFDKHEQSFFASSPKNVGSKRDFNRISLEGKENILEEQLAELEGLLAPIFKKTIDIRKFPNDEDLYGILTFISMLAIKNPVVRHQFDDFLKTIADRFMTMTLMSEERYLDQCRQAGIPEEKIVPYEQEKEFFNDKTRYTIYVNQEIHAFGESGVIEHLTNLLCHRNWFLLVTDDDNAEFITSDFPVSLTSKNKRTGIQGVGFGHSDSEVFFPLSKNLALLGVFEESEHDKVIYVPEKNVTMLNKMTYAFSNRQIYASKKSFLNNVI
- a CDS encoding recombinase family protein, coding for MAIYAYIRVSTDKQDAKNQTYTVSSYVADKSIGAVQYIEETVSGKKSWKQKKLADVIEKLDAGDKLIVTEMSRLGRSMLEVFEIFSICISKEVEVHIVKSNHVLKNDINSKVLTFAFSLASELERELISSRTKEALARRRAEGKKLGRPKGSQSSKLDSMIEEITILHRKGVNTTSIAKIYGVSQTAMRHFIKSRNL
- a CDS encoding response regulator; translation: MRKLEDINLLYVEDEKFTRMLVKKLLEKENIKVHEAANGVLGLKKFYEISPDIIVTDLAMPEMDGFEMISKIREKNNIIPIIITTAYREEAERVNDMVTDCIFKPIIKDDLVKAIQKIVSA
- a CDS encoding sensor histidine kinase gives rise to the protein MIFFITIGIGSYIVLGKYKQFQQYALQDRHNSIENKKEIIKDIVNSYVNHINYSINSKHESIESRLVSKVNTAYKTSMDMYQKMKADNYPEEAIQSSVKTVLASMVFGNNYIFAFDKSGVIISSPLLPMIEGKNLIDMKDAAGRYTLRDSLEIISKTGDGFQDVVWANPSSPDEELKKKRVYMKEFEPYGWVIGYGIYMDDDDIQTKSMVVKQIETVSYENKGYIFAATYDGVSLTAPEKGKDMYDVQDVNGVYIVRELIKLAKTGGGYLTYVMPPFKGARPETKISYVAPIEKWGWYVGTGVYITDIEAEYQARMSELFTSEKYETTLIISGLIALLGAAGFAVYIFSGKFQQLVEKFNADIELKNAELAKMNTALEERVKEKTTELNKLNQFLEQKVEEEVSKNRKKDRIMFQQGRLAAMGEMIGNIAHQWRQPLSSISLLVQDIQEAYDCGELDDEYLQSTVDKCTATVAHMSDTIDDFRYFFNPAKEQVHFDTSAEVKRCVNLLDAGLENSNIKVIVDLHAEGMAYGVPGEYSQVIVNVVSNAKDVLLSRGVIEPVISIKSYNEAGCIVLNICDNGGGVPSDIIDNIFEPYFTTKYHSKGTGIGLYFSKMIIEDNMNGRMTVKNEDGGACFYLYVPIAKSKKPENTNMLPAL